A window of the Lactuca sativa cultivar Salinas chromosome 5, Lsat_Salinas_v11, whole genome shotgun sequence genome harbors these coding sequences:
- the LOC128126078 gene encoding AP-2 complex subunit alpha-2-like, with translation MVKVSAYLLGEYNHLLARRPGCSPKDIFVIIHEKLPTVSTPTISILLSTYAKILMHSQPPDPELQNQIWAIFSKYETCIDTEIQQRAVQLFIFNSTLAKILNF, from the exons ATGGTGAAG GTTAGCGCTTATCTGCTTGGAGAATACAACCATCTTTTGGCCAGACGACCTGGGTGTAGCCCAAAGGACATTTTTGTCATTATACATGAGAAGCTTCCTACTGTATC GACTCCAACAATATCCATTCTTCTCTCAACATACGCAAAGATTTTGATGCACTCTCAACCACCAGATCCCGAATTACAAAACCAGATCTGGGCAATATTCAGCAA ATATGAAACATGCATTGATACTGAGATACAACAAAGAGCTGTACAACTATTCATTTTCAATAGCacacttgcaaaaattttaaacttttaa